In Blastopirellula sp. J2-11, a single genomic region encodes these proteins:
- a CDS encoding DUF1553 domain-containing protein: MKPIFHSWIAIAISATMGSATAAGLFADEQPVAFWEFGPEEQTPLHPVGGIHRDVPGPRPPRYPDFLINNASVNFDGSGSRFVFDDPGDNSAFDFTNGDEITLEAWVNIRDLDDGDFTYIIGKGRTGRPGFSPDNQNWAMRISGIAGEARPSFLFATVPAEPNRGNWHRYTSLQGFRPRTGWHHIAIAYRFGEPNTMQTWIDGKKIEGQWDAGGPTTKTPVTDNDQIWIGSALGGSPGNSFRGGLDSIAIHRVILDEQTLKTRFRRVGEEPEPEAESNRMPELGPLPTDKVTVTFHEGLSAHDRWPYADELAPPAAMQWTGSALLLDQIPLKYDNWGIRTGWKAPVLVRMAADVALPPGKHTVLMRARGLAQAWIDGRLVTRSKPLTGAPHGEEPITPVTPPPAPGQRPAWHRCQEVFATIEITDTKPVRVVFDAIAGGKRFRAQPGELTLAIRLEGSDAFSVLRPIGLSEEPLPLTDQAVEAELDQINASISQMNDQGRHAAAANQIAYWKQRHQMAQAWLQSHPAPAIPIIDPKAVHPIDAFIQAHLDEVDAPAGGVSPAPKNDFLTKVSPILKSECFRCHGEKEKGGLSLASRELAMLGGDSGEAAIQPGDPHASEIINRLRSPDDDLRMPPTGEPLSEEKIKILEKWITEGAKWPQAASAPTAMEKSALIDDAAFVRRAYLDTVGVVPTEQEVRRFLQNPATDKREQLIDQLLEDPRWADNWMGYWLDLLAENPTLINASLNSTGPFRWYLYDSLRDNKPIDRMVSELLMMRGGAYDGGSAGFALAAQNDAPFAAKGHIVGTAFLGIELQCARCHDSPYHSTSQQDLYSLAAMFARKPVSVPKSSTVPPGFFQNKTRESLIQVTLKPGVNVSPTWPFAEQTGAEDNDALRSLMQNPEDSREKLATLITAPQNTRFSQVIANRLWRRLIGAGIVEPPHDWEGNPPSHPELLEWLGKELIACDYDLKQLTRVMMTSQLYQQEAVGTNRNAEPEQRLFTAPDRRRLTAEQIVDSLYQATGCEMDIEEMTLDPAGRATTNSRNTYGDPHRSWMLVSLSNERDRPSLTLPRAAAVAEMLTAFGWNADRQAPKTDREISPNVLQPAVMANSTLSISLTRAAHESSLANLAVAATSPESLLESLFLRFVSRPPTPAEQSVFLSMLRDGFADRLLPTDQVVLPETPERLPQVTWWNHVRNEANTIQQEHARRVRLGPPADPRLQPEWRSRYEDAVWSIANLREFVWMP; the protein is encoded by the coding sequence ATGAAGCCGATTTTTCATTCCTGGATTGCCATCGCGATCTCAGCGACTATGGGGAGCGCAACGGCCGCCGGTTTGTTTGCCGACGAACAGCCGGTCGCTTTTTGGGAATTTGGTCCCGAAGAACAAACGCCGCTGCATCCCGTGGGAGGCATCCATCGCGATGTGCCGGGACCTCGCCCGCCGCGGTATCCCGATTTTTTAATCAACAACGCGTCCGTCAATTTTGATGGGAGCGGATCCCGTTTCGTGTTTGACGATCCTGGTGACAATAGCGCGTTCGATTTTACGAATGGGGATGAGATCACGCTGGAAGCTTGGGTGAACATTCGCGATCTCGATGATGGCGACTTTACCTATATCATTGGCAAAGGAAGAACCGGAAGGCCTGGCTTTTCGCCCGACAATCAAAATTGGGCGATGCGAATCAGCGGAATCGCAGGGGAGGCGCGTCCTAGCTTTCTGTTCGCGACCGTGCCGGCCGAGCCCAATCGAGGGAACTGGCATCGGTACACGAGCCTTCAAGGGTTTCGTCCTCGAACCGGTTGGCATCACATCGCGATCGCCTATCGCTTTGGTGAGCCAAACACGATGCAGACATGGATTGACGGAAAGAAAATAGAAGGTCAATGGGACGCCGGCGGACCCACCACCAAGACGCCGGTGACTGACAACGATCAAATTTGGATTGGTTCGGCGCTCGGCGGTTCTCCGGGAAATAGTTTTCGCGGCGGGCTCGATTCTATCGCGATTCATCGTGTGATATTGGATGAGCAGACGCTGAAAACTCGCTTTCGGCGCGTGGGCGAAGAGCCTGAACCGGAAGCCGAGTCGAACCGCATGCCCGAGCTTGGCCCGCTGCCTACGGACAAAGTCACTGTGACCTTTCACGAAGGTCTATCGGCCCATGATCGCTGGCCCTATGCCGATGAACTGGCGCCGCCTGCGGCGATGCAGTGGACAGGCAGCGCCCTGCTCCTCGACCAGATCCCACTCAAGTACGACAACTGGGGCATACGCACCGGTTGGAAAGCGCCTGTCTTGGTTCGGATGGCCGCCGATGTGGCCCTTCCGCCGGGTAAACATACCGTGCTAATGCGTGCGCGTGGTTTGGCGCAAGCCTGGATCGATGGGCGCTTGGTGACTCGATCCAAGCCGTTGACCGGCGCTCCTCACGGCGAGGAACCAATCACCCCGGTTACGCCTCCTCCTGCGCCTGGGCAGCGTCCTGCTTGGCACCGCTGTCAGGAAGTGTTCGCGACGATCGAGATCACCGACACGAAGCCGGTCCGTGTCGTTTTTGACGCAATCGCGGGAGGAAAGCGATTTCGGGCGCAACCAGGCGAGTTGACCCTCGCGATTCGTTTGGAAGGAAGCGACGCTTTTTCCGTCTTGCGACCGATCGGACTCTCGGAGGAGCCGCTGCCGTTGACTGACCAAGCCGTGGAAGCGGAGTTGGATCAAATCAACGCTTCGATTTCGCAGATGAACGATCAAGGTCGTCATGCGGCTGCGGCGAACCAGATCGCCTATTGGAAGCAGCGTCATCAAATGGCTCAAGCCTGGCTGCAGTCGCATCCGGCGCCGGCGATACCGATAATTGATCCGAAGGCAGTGCATCCGATTGACGCTTTTATTCAAGCTCACTTAGACGAAGTCGATGCGCCAGCTGGCGGCGTTTCTCCCGCTCCGAAAAACGACTTCTTGACGAAGGTGTCGCCGATCTTGAAGAGCGAGTGCTTTCGCTGTCATGGCGAAAAGGAGAAAGGGGGACTCTCTCTCGCTTCGCGAGAGTTGGCGATGCTGGGCGGTGACTCCGGCGAGGCTGCGATTCAGCCGGGAGATCCCCACGCCAGCGAAATCATCAATCGACTTCGCAGCCCCGACGATGATCTGCGCATGCCGCCTACTGGCGAGCCTCTCTCGGAGGAGAAGATCAAGATATTGGAGAAATGGATCACGGAAGGCGCGAAGTGGCCTCAGGCCGCGTCGGCTCCGACTGCGATGGAAAAGTCGGCTTTGATCGACGATGCGGCGTTCGTTCGACGAGCCTATCTCGACACGGTCGGCGTTGTTCCTACAGAACAGGAGGTTCGACGTTTTCTGCAAAACCCTGCTACTGATAAACGCGAGCAACTGATCGATCAGCTGCTGGAAGATCCGCGTTGGGCTGACAATTGGATGGGCTATTGGCTCGATCTATTGGCCGAAAACCCAACTTTGATCAACGCCAGCCTGAACAGCACCGGCCCATTTCGTTGGTACTTATACGACTCGCTACGTGACAATAAGCCGATCGACCGAATGGTCTCGGAACTGTTGATGATGCGCGGCGGAGCGTACGACGGGGGAAGCGCCGGATTTGCACTGGCCGCCCAGAACGACGCACCCTTTGCGGCGAAAGGACATATCGTCGGAACTGCATTTTTAGGCATCGAATTGCAATGCGCTCGGTGCCACGACTCCCCTTATCACTCGACCAGCCAGCAAGATCTTTATTCGCTGGCGGCCATGTTCGCCCGCAAGCCGGTTAGCGTGCCAAAGTCGAGTACGGTTCCTCCCGGCTTCTTTCAAAACAAGACGCGTGAATCGTTGATTCAAGTCACCCTGAAACCGGGGGTAAATGTCAGCCCCACATGGCCCTTCGCCGAGCAAACCGGCGCCGAAGACAACGACGCTTTGAGATCACTGATGCAAAACCCGGAGGATTCTCGCGAGAAGTTGGCGACGTTAATTACAGCGCCGCAAAATACGCGGTTTTCACAGGTCATCGCCAATCGTCTCTGGCGGAGACTGATCGGAGCCGGGATCGTCGAACCGCCGCACGACTGGGAAGGAAATCCCCCTAGCCATCCGGAGCTCCTAGAGTGGTTGGGGAAAGAGTTGATCGCGTGCGACTACGATCTCAAACAGTTGACGCGCGTGATGATGACTTCGCAGCTTTATCAACAAGAAGCAGTCGGAACGAATCGGAATGCGGAACCAGAGCAGCGTCTATTTACTGCCCCCGACCGACGACGGCTGACAGCGGAACAGATCGTCGATTCTCTCTATCAAGCGACCGGCTGCGAGATGGATATTGAGGAGATGACGCTTGATCCCGCCGGCCGGGCGACGACGAATTCGCGAAATACGTATGGCGATCCGCACCGCAGTTGGATGCTGGTCAGTCTGTCCAATGAGCGAGATCGGCCTAGCTTGACGCTTCCGCGCGCTGCGGCTGTGGCCGAAATGCTAACCGCCTTTGGTTGGAACGCGGATCGTCAGGCGCCCAAAACCGATCGAGAAATCTCTCCCAACGTCTTGCAGCCAGCGGTAATGGCCAACAGCACCTTGAGCATCTCGTTGACAAGAGCCGCTCATGAAAGCTCCTTGGCGAATCTTGCCGTCGCCGCGACTTCTCCTGAATCGCTGCTGGAATCCCTCTTTTTGCGTTTTGTCAGTCGACCTCCAACACCGGCTGAGCAAAGCGTCTTCTTGAGCATGCTGCGTGACGGCTTTGCGGATCGTCTTCTGCCGACAGATCAGGTAGTGCTGCCAGAGACTCCCGAGCGACTGCCCCAAGTCACCTGGTGGAATCATGTCCGTAATGAAGCCAACACGATCCAACAAGAGCACGCGCGCAGAGTGCGGTTGGGGCCGCCTGCCGATCCGCGTCTGCAACCAGAATGGCGCTCGCGGTATGAGGATGCTGTCTGGAGCATCGCGAATCTGCGTGAGTTCGTCTGGATGCCCTAA
- a CDS encoding DUF1559 domain-containing protein, with protein sequence MPAPQNCRKAGFTLVELLVVIAIIGVLIALLLPAVQQAREAARRMQCTNNLKQLGLAMHNYHDTFGKFAPGVVGRANYDPPASSPQFEKCPPTWMQMILPFIEQGNLYDGMKQHFATGNMAATAPGRFTVIEALTCPSDPNGPKVIDTGASSQWYERWGFNGNYVACSGSDYFTPSGDPYMLNRNGIFYAKSATKFGDIVDGASNTALMSEILLVPYGGASGEVIDLRGGYYFGRRITACFSTQEPPNTLVGDRLSTCQSVSYAPCNGQGVDDSIMHVRSRHTGGANVTLGDASVRFVSETVNRSVFQAYGTRANSETTEQL encoded by the coding sequence ATGCCAGCCCCCCAAAATTGTAGGAAGGCCGGATTCACTCTGGTCGAATTGCTAGTCGTTATCGCCATTATCGGCGTCTTGATCGCATTGCTATTGCCAGCGGTGCAACAAGCGCGCGAGGCCGCTAGGCGGATGCAATGCACCAACAACTTAAAGCAGTTGGGGCTTGCGATGCACAATTATCATGACACGTTCGGCAAATTTGCGCCCGGCGTCGTGGGGCGAGCCAACTACGATCCTCCTGCCAGCAGTCCGCAATTTGAAAAGTGCCCACCCACGTGGATGCAGATGATTTTGCCTTTTATCGAGCAAGGCAATCTGTACGACGGAATGAAGCAGCACTTCGCCACCGGGAACATGGCCGCTACGGCTCCAGGGAGATTTACGGTGATCGAAGCGCTCACTTGTCCCAGCGACCCGAATGGTCCCAAAGTCATTGACACCGGCGCGTCGTCGCAATGGTATGAACGATGGGGCTTTAACGGAAACTACGTCGCTTGCAGCGGTTCCGATTATTTCACCCCGTCCGGCGATCCGTACATGCTGAATCGCAACGGAATTTTCTATGCGAAATCGGCGACAAAATTTGGCGATATCGTCGACGGCGCTTCCAACACGGCTCTGATGAGCGAGATCTTGCTCGTCCCCTACGGAGGCGCGTCAGGAGAAGTCATCGATCTTCGCGGAGGCTACTACTTCGGCCGCCGAATCACCGCGTGCTTTAGCACGCAAGAACCGCCGAATACCTTGGTAGGCGACCGTTTGAGTACGTGCCAAAGCGTTTCTTATGCGCCTTGTAACGGCCAAGGAGTCGATGATTCGATCATGCACGTTCGCAGTCGACACACCGGCGGGGCAAACGTGACTTTGGGAGATGCTTCGGTTCGTTTTGTATCGGAAACGGTCAATCGTTCGGTCTTCCAGGCTTACGGCACGCGTGCGAACAGCGAAACGACTGAGCAGTTGTAG
- a CDS encoding dihydrodipicolinate synthase family protein: protein MPSSSLTTNCSKFQGMFPPIVTPLAQPDQIDEAGCERLLEHLIAGGVDGIFLLGSSGEIASLSHRLRAELIHQVCQIVNQRVPVLVGITDNSVVETNKLAQAAAEAGADGVVLTTPFYFSVSQAELVTYVKAILQETELPLLLYNMPAMTKVWFEVETVAELAQIEQIVGIKDSSQDIQYYRKLTSLKSIRPDWAFFIGHEALLAESLFAGGTGGVNLGTNLFPHLFANLMQAHRDQDVLSVKKYQAKIDQIETLYNVADRSLPLLPLIAITKTALSIMGICDDRLASPHHRCTAEQRQQAAIVLERLNTELCG, encoded by the coding sequence GTGCCTTCAAGTTCCCTCACGACGAATTGCTCCAAGTTTCAAGGCATGTTTCCGCCGATCGTCACGCCGTTGGCTCAGCCAGATCAAATCGACGAAGCAGGCTGCGAACGATTGCTCGAACATTTGATCGCCGGAGGGGTCGACGGCATCTTTTTGCTGGGCTCTTCCGGCGAAATCGCCAGCCTCAGCCATCGGCTCCGCGCCGAGTTGATTCATCAAGTCTGCCAAATTGTGAATCAACGCGTGCCGGTTCTGGTGGGGATCACCGACAACTCGGTGGTCGAGACTAACAAACTGGCCCAAGCGGCTGCCGAAGCAGGCGCAGACGGAGTCGTGCTGACGACGCCCTTCTATTTCTCGGTTAGCCAAGCGGAACTGGTAACCTACGTTAAAGCGATTCTCCAGGAGACCGAACTCCCGTTGTTGCTATACAACATGCCGGCGATGACCAAAGTATGGTTCGAGGTCGAAACGGTCGCAGAACTGGCGCAAATCGAGCAGATCGTGGGGATCAAAGATAGTAGCCAGGACATCCAATATTATCGCAAGCTGACGAGTCTGAAATCGATCCGACCAGATTGGGCGTTCTTCATCGGTCACGAAGCTCTCTTGGCGGAATCGCTTTTCGCTGGAGGTACAGGGGGAGTTAACTTGGGCACAAATTTGTTTCCCCACTTGTTCGCCAACTTGATGCAAGCTCATCGAGATCAAGACGTATTGTCGGTAAAGAAATACCAAGCCAAGATCGACCAAATCGAAACGCTTTACAACGTCGCAGATCGCTCCTTGCCGCTGTTGCCGTTAATCGCCATCACGAAAACCGCGCTTTCAATCATGGGCATTTGCGATGATCGTTTAGCGTCGCCGCATCACCGTTGCACAGCCGAGCAGCGACAGCAAGCGGCCATCGTCTTAGAACGATTGAATACGGAACTTTGCGGGTAG
- a CDS encoding arylsulfatase yields the protein MFAALFAQLLYATQLKAESSDLPNIIFVMADDLGYGDLGSFGQQKIATPNLDQMAREGMRLTNFYAGCTVCAPSRCVLMTGLHTGHCFIRGNARDNLRPSDVTVAEVLKEAGYQTALIGKWGLGHEGSNGVPTRQGFDYFFGYLDQGHAHNYYTTFLMRNEERVALKNVPLHEDASGKGVAKEKVEYSHDLCMNEAISFVDRAEKKDAPFFLYLSLTIPHANNQAGDAGMEVPDYGQYADKDWPEPQKGHAAMISRMDRDLGKLFAKLKQDGIDDNTLVIFTSDNGPHKEGGNDPDFANSNGPLQGIKRSLHEGGIRVPTIIRWPGHVKADSESDFAGAFWDVMPTLAAVAGVSNEVPADIDGISFLPTITGKGEQPQHDYLYWAFYEGGGAQAVRQGDWKAIQQPINSPVRLYNLQSDLGEEHDLAADQPEKVKAMTQRMAAAYTPSDRWKFPKPKAKKNNPKGAK from the coding sequence ATGTTTGCGGCGCTCTTCGCCCAGTTGCTCTATGCAACGCAACTGAAAGCCGAGTCGAGCGATCTCCCCAACATCATCTTTGTAATGGCCGACGATCTCGGCTACGGCGATCTTGGTAGTTTTGGCCAACAAAAGATCGCGACCCCCAATCTCGATCAGATGGCGCGCGAGGGGATGCGGTTGACCAATTTTTACGCCGGTTGCACGGTCTGCGCTCCTTCGCGCTGCGTGTTAATGACCGGCCTTCACACCGGACATTGTTTCATTCGCGGCAACGCCAGAGACAATCTTCGACCCAGCGACGTGACTGTCGCCGAAGTTTTGAAAGAGGCCGGCTATCAAACGGCGCTGATCGGCAAATGGGGATTAGGGCATGAAGGCTCCAACGGCGTGCCGACTCGGCAAGGTTTCGACTACTTCTTTGGCTATCTTGATCAGGGGCACGCGCACAACTATTACACGACCTTCCTAATGCGGAACGAAGAACGCGTCGCGTTGAAAAACGTGCCGCTCCATGAAGATGCGAGCGGGAAAGGAGTCGCGAAAGAGAAAGTCGAGTATTCGCACGATCTCTGCATGAACGAGGCGATCTCGTTTGTCGATCGTGCCGAGAAGAAAGATGCGCCTTTCTTCCTCTATCTTTCGCTGACCATTCCGCACGCCAACAACCAGGCTGGCGATGCAGGAATGGAAGTTCCCGACTACGGTCAATACGCCGACAAGGATTGGCCCGAGCCGCAAAAGGGACATGCCGCAATGATTTCGCGGATGGATCGTGATCTCGGCAAATTGTTCGCCAAGCTGAAGCAAGACGGAATTGATGACAATACGCTTGTGATTTTCACGTCGGATAACGGCCCGCACAAAGAAGGAGGCAACGATCCTGACTTCGCCAATTCCAACGGACCGTTGCAAGGGATCAAGCGAAGCCTGCACGAAGGAGGGATCCGCGTTCCGACGATCATTCGTTGGCCGGGACATGTGAAAGCCGACAGCGAGTCTGATTTCGCCGGCGCCTTTTGGGATGTGATGCCGACATTGGCCGCCGTCGCCGGCGTCAGCAATGAGGTTCCTGCTGACATCGACGGCATCTCTTTTTTGCCGACGATTACCGGCAAGGGAGAGCAGCCGCAGCACGACTATCTCTATTGGGCTTTCTACGAAGGAGGCGGAGCCCAAGCGGTTCGCCAGGGAGATTGGAAAGCGATTCAACAGCCGATCAATTCGCCGGTTCGCCTGTACAACTTGCAGAGCGATCTGGGCGAAGAGCATGATCTAGCGGCTGACCAGCCCGAAAAGGTCAAAGCGATGACCCAGCGAATGGCCGCGGCGTATACGCCCAGCGACAGATGGAAGTTCCCGAAGCCGAAAGCGAAAAAGAACAACCCGAAAGGAGCGAAGTAA
- a CDS encoding sulfatase, with product MRTLLLGLSLLLALPTWAAAETDRPNFLVILCDDLGYGDLACYGNPTIKTPSLDALAKQGMRLTSCYASAPVCSSSRAGLMTGRTPSRVGVYDWIPAGNVMHLRRSETTVASLLHDAGYDTCHVGKWHLNGKFNSDEQPQPGDQGFAHWFSTQNNAAPTHANPTNFVRNGEPVGKQEGYSCQVVADEAIDWLKSGRDADKPFFAFVCFHEPHEPIASPEELVAHYGGAKKKGEALYYANVENMDSAVGRLMGALDQMKLAESTFVYFTSDNGPETLDRYRSAWRSHGSPGPLRGMKLHIYEGGIRVPGIVRYPGHIKPGSESDEPICGLDILPTLCELASVAAPTNRALDGASFAKSLQGEKVDRPAPLFWHYYNAISPAKVAIRDGDWKLVAHLAIGEKKVGGNFRPEMSQAIKQAKLTTLELYNLADDLAESNDLAADKPEVVARLAKQLQAKYDVVLAEAPDWEVIKK from the coding sequence ATGCGAACGCTCTTATTAGGCCTGAGCCTATTGTTGGCGCTGCCGACCTGGGCGGCGGCGGAAACGGATCGCCCTAACTTTTTGGTGATCTTGTGCGATGATCTCGGCTATGGCGATTTGGCTTGTTACGGCAATCCAACGATCAAGACGCCCAGCTTGGACGCGTTGGCCAAGCAAGGGATGCGGCTGACTTCTTGCTACGCGTCGGCGCCGGTCTGTTCTTCGTCCCGTGCCGGATTGATGACGGGGCGCACGCCGAGTCGCGTTGGCGTTTACGACTGGATTCCGGCTGGCAATGTCATGCATCTGCGGCGCAGCGAAACGACCGTCGCATCGCTGTTGCATGATGCAGGCTACGATACGTGCCATGTCGGCAAATGGCATTTAAACGGCAAGTTCAATAGTGACGAGCAGCCGCAGCCAGGCGATCAAGGTTTCGCCCATTGGTTCAGCACGCAAAACAACGCGGCTCCGACGCACGCCAATCCGACCAACTTTGTCCGCAACGGCGAACCGGTCGGCAAGCAGGAAGGCTACTCGTGCCAGGTCGTCGCCGACGAAGCGATCGACTGGTTGAAGTCGGGTCGCGACGCTGACAAGCCGTTTTTTGCGTTCGTCTGTTTTCATGAACCGCATGAGCCGATCGCTTCTCCGGAAGAACTGGTCGCTCACTACGGCGGCGCGAAGAAGAAGGGGGAAGCCCTTTACTACGCCAACGTGGAGAACATGGACAGCGCTGTTGGCCGCCTGATGGGGGCGCTCGACCAGATGAAGCTGGCCGAAAGCACGTTCGTTTACTTTACCAGCGACAACGGACCGGAGACGCTCGATCGTTATCGCAGCGCCTGGCGTTCGCATGGTTCGCCTGGCCCGCTGCGGGGGATGAAACTGCATATCTACGAAGGGGGCATTCGCGTCCCCGGCATTGTTCGTTACCCCGGACATATCAAGCCGGGCAGCGAAAGTGACGAGCCGATCTGCGGGCTCGACATCTTGCCGACGTTGTGCGAATTGGCCAGCGTCGCCGCACCGACTAATCGGGCGCTGGACGGAGCCAGTTTCGCCAAGTCGTTGCAGGGAGAAAAAGTGGATCGCCCTGCCCCGCTCTTCTGGCATTATTACAATGCGATTAGTCCCGCCAAGGTTGCGATCCGCGACGGCGATTGGAAATTGGTCGCACATCTCGCCATCGGCGAAAAGAAAGTAGGCGGCAATTTTCGCCCTGAAATGTCGCAGGCAATCAAGCAGGCGAAGCTGACAACGCTGGAGCTTTACAATTTGGCCGATGATCTGGCCGAGTCCAACGATCTGGCGGCGGATAAACCGGAAGTGGTTGCGCGGTTGGCGAAGCAACTGCAGGCCAAGTATGACGTCGTGTTGGCCGAAGCGCCCGATTGGGAAGTGATCAAGAAGTAG
- a CDS encoding Flp family type IVb pilin, producing the protein MEIFTRLWRDEEGFIITIELMLIATILVIGILVGLVVIRDAVTAELSDVGGSINEMNQSYTISGIAGPSSAVSGSDFADNTDSNDTPGDPPGMMDNCIIVSNTYRSESGVAPTPNGY; encoded by the coding sequence ATGGAAATTTTTACACGACTTTGGCGTGATGAAGAAGGCTTTATCATCACCATTGAATTGATGTTGATCGCCACGATCCTGGTGATCGGAATCTTAGTCGGCTTGGTCGTCATCCGTGACGCAGTCACCGCAGAGCTGTCTGATGTAGGGGGCTCCATTAACGAGATGAATCAATCGTATACGATCTCTGGAATCGCTGGGCCATCATCCGCCGTCTCAGGTAGCGATTTCGCTGACAATACCGACTCGAATGACACGCCGGGCGATCCGCCTGGAATGATGGATAACTGCATCATCGTCTCAAACACCTACAGGAGTGAGTCCGGCGTTGCTCCGACTCCCAACGGATACTGA
- a CDS encoding DUF1501 domain-containing protein, producing MFPSHPSAIDRRQFLAAGATAAGLAAAPTWTTAAESPRVQGQVEHVISIWLGGGMSQIDTFDPKAKGNPAKQKAGSYYEAILTAVDGVSVCEHLPKVAGIMDRVTAVRTVNHSVIDEHAAATNWMHVGRPVSGTVVYPSLGSIISHERGALSESAPAYVLIGYPNSSRGPGFLGAQHSYLYLTETGRGPAGLSRHLTVTAERQKRRDQLLTQVRREQPKTSDKFLQDYDAAAALSLRLSGPDFMRSFQLDSEPAALRESYGGEFGQRCLLSRRLVERGVRFIEVSHNLNFLNGAGWDVHNRGILDQHKLIHELDAALSTLILDLEQRKLLEKTLIVVTTEFGRPPQFDGGGGRGHQGSTFTCVLAGGGLKHQGAYGQTDDLAQNIASDPVSVPDFFATIHAAMGIDYAKSLYDGDRPVPITDGGQPIASLFG from the coding sequence ATGTTCCCATCCCATCCTTCTGCGATTGATCGACGACAGTTTCTGGCCGCCGGCGCCACAGCCGCAGGCCTGGCCGCAGCGCCGACTTGGACCACAGCGGCAGAATCGCCGCGCGTTCAAGGCCAAGTCGAACATGTGATTTCGATCTGGCTCGGAGGAGGAATGAGTCAGATCGATACCTTCGATCCCAAGGCGAAGGGGAATCCTGCTAAGCAAAAAGCAGGCTCCTATTACGAGGCGATTCTCACGGCGGTTGACGGCGTCTCTGTCTGCGAGCATCTGCCGAAAGTGGCCGGGATCATGGATCGCGTCACCGCTGTTCGCACCGTCAATCATTCGGTCATCGACGAACATGCCGCCGCGACCAATTGGATGCATGTGGGGCGCCCTGTGAGCGGCACGGTCGTTTATCCGTCGCTCGGTTCTATCATTTCGCACGAGCGCGGCGCACTCTCAGAATCGGCGCCTGCTTACGTGTTGATCGGCTATCCAAATAGCTCTCGCGGACCTGGTTTTCTCGGGGCTCAGCATAGCTACTTGTATTTGACCGAGACGGGACGCGGGCCTGCTGGACTGTCTCGACATCTCACCGTGACAGCCGAACGACAAAAACGGCGCGACCAACTGCTTACGCAAGTCCGTCGCGAGCAGCCGAAAACAAGCGATAAGTTTTTGCAAGACTACGATGCGGCCGCGGCGCTTAGTTTACGTCTGAGCGGCCCGGACTTCATGCGTAGCTTTCAACTGGATAGTGAGCCTGCTGCGCTGCGCGAAAGCTATGGAGGCGAATTTGGTCAGCGCTGTTTGCTATCTCGCCGGCTCGTCGAACGGGGCGTCCGTTTTATCGAGGTCTCGCATAATCTGAACTTCCTCAACGGCGCCGGTTGGGACGTGCATAATCGCGGCATTCTTGACCAGCACAAGCTGATTCATGAACTGGACGCCGCGCTCTCTACGCTCATTCTTGATCTAGAGCAGCGTAAGCTCTTGGAGAAGACGTTGATCGTCGTGACGACCGAGTTCGGTCGTCCTCCGCAATTCGATGGCGGCGGCGGACGTGGACATCAAGGTTCCACATTTACTTGCGTCCTCGCCGGGGGCGGTTTGAAGCATCAAGGCGCTTATGGCCAAACGGATGACCTGGCGCAAAACATCGCTTCCGATCCGGTCTCCGTACCCGATTTCTTCGCCACCATTCATGCCGCGATGGGAATTGACTACGCCAAGTCGCTCTATGACGGAGATCGCCCTGTCCCGATCACCGACGGAGGACAGCCTATCGCTTCCCTATTTGGATAA